In the Sus scrofa isolate TJ Tabasco breed Duroc chromosome 6, Sscrofa11.1, whole genome shotgun sequence genome, one interval contains:
- the METTL4 gene encoding methyltransferase-like protein 4 isoform X6: MSVVHQLSSGWLLDHLSFINKISYELHQHHEPCCSKNEPTSVHLDSLHKDSVFSFGASPAFIASSSKPENDDGGNREMSMQKYVFRSELFDVTKPYITSAIHKECQQSNEKEDLANDVKKEASISIKRKKRKRCVVFNQGELDAMEYHTKIRGLILDGSSQLIQEGLKSGFLHPLSEKCDKCSKPVTLPLDTCSLSELCEMAKHVPSLNEMELQTLQLMEDDISVTEQDLFSRIVENNSSFTKMITLMGQKYLLPPKSSFLLSDISCIYPLLNCRKTYDVIVIDPPWQNKSVKRSNRYSYLSPLQIKQIPIPKLAAPNCLVVTWVTNRQKHLRFVKEELYPSWSVEIVAEWHWVKITNSGEFVFPIDSPHKKPYEVLVLGRVRERAALLLSRNAEVKELSIPDHKLIVSVPCILHSHKPPLAGQIS; this comes from the exons ATGTCTGTGGTGCACCAGCTGTCATCAGGATGGTTACTGGATCATCTTTCTTTCATTAACAAGATAAGCTATGAACTTCACCAGCATCATGAGCCTTGTTGCAGTAAAAATGAGCCTACTTCTGTTCACCTTGACTCTCTTCACAAGGATTCTGTATTCTCTTTTGGAGCCTCTCCTGCATTTATTGCTTCTTCCAGTAAGCCAGAGAATGATGATGGAGGAAATCGTGAAATGTCCATGCAGAAATATGTTTTTCGATCTGAACTGTTTGATGTCACTAAACCTTATATAACTTCTGCTATTCACAAAGAATGCCAACAAAGTAATGAAAAGGAAGATCTAGCAAATGATGTTAAGAAAGAAGCCTCCATTTCTATTAAGAGAAAG AAGCGTAAGAGATGTGTTGTTTTCAATCAAGGTGAATTGGATGCTATGGAGTACCATACAAAG ATCAGAGGGCTGATTTTAGATGGATCTTCACAGTTAATCCAAGAAGGTCTCAAAAGTGGCTTTCTTCATCCACTTTCTGAAAAATGCGATAAGTGTAGTAAGCCCGTTACTTTACCACTTGATACCTGCAGTTTGTCAGAATTATGTGAAATGGCAAAGCATGTGCCTTCTCTGAATGAAATGGAACTTCAGACATTACAattgatggaagatgatatatcTGTTACAGAGCAAGATTTATTTTCACGGATTGTTGAAAACAACTCTAGCTTTACAAAAATGATTACTTTAATGGGACAGAAATACCTGCTGCCACCAAAAAGCAGTTTTCTTTTGTCTGACATTTCTTGTATATACCCACTTCTGAATT GTAGAAAAACATATGATGTAATTGTGATAGATCCACCATGGCAGAACAAATCAGTTAAAAGAAGTAACAG aTACAGTTATTTATCACCACTGCAAATAAAGCAAATACCTATCCCTAAACTGGCTGCTCCAAACTGTCTTGTTGTTACTTGGGTGACCAATAGACAGAAGCATCTACGTTTTGTGAAGGAAGAACTTTACCCTTCTTGGTCTGTGGAAATAGTTGCTGAGTGGCACTGGGTAAAA ATCACCAATTCAGGAGAGTTTGTGTTCCCAATAGATTCACCACACAAAAAGCCTTATGAAGTTCTTGTACTGGGAAGAGTTCGAGAAAGAGCTGCTTTACTATTAAG tAGGAATGCAGAGGTAAAAGAGCTCTCCATTCCAGATCACAAGTTGATTGTCAGCGTTCCTTGTATTCTTCACTCACATAAGCCACCTCTTGCTG
- the METTL4 gene encoding methyltransferase-like protein 4 isoform X7, translating into MSVVHQLSSGWLLDHLSFINKISYELHQHHEPCCSKNEPTSVHLDSLHKDSVFSFGASPAFIASSSKPENDDGGNREMSMQKYVFRSELFDVTKPYITSAIHKECQQSNEKEDLANDVKKEASISIKRKKRKRCVVFNQGELDAMEYHTKIRGLILDGSSQLIQEGLKSGFLHPLSEKCDKCSRKTYDVIVIDPPWQNKSVKRSNRYSYLSPLQIKQIPIPKLAAPNCLVVTWVTNRQKHLRFVKEELYPSWSVEIVAEWHWVKITNSGEFVFPIDSPHKKPYEVLVLGRVRERAALLLSRNAEVKELSIPDHKLIVSVPCILHSHKPPLAEVLKDYIKPEGEYLELFARNLQPGWTSWGNEVLKFQHMDYFVALESRS; encoded by the exons ATGTCTGTGGTGCACCAGCTGTCATCAGGATGGTTACTGGATCATCTTTCTTTCATTAACAAGATAAGCTATGAACTTCACCAGCATCATGAGCCTTGTTGCAGTAAAAATGAGCCTACTTCTGTTCACCTTGACTCTCTTCACAAGGATTCTGTATTCTCTTTTGGAGCCTCTCCTGCATTTATTGCTTCTTCCAGTAAGCCAGAGAATGATGATGGAGGAAATCGTGAAATGTCCATGCAGAAATATGTTTTTCGATCTGAACTGTTTGATGTCACTAAACCTTATATAACTTCTGCTATTCACAAAGAATGCCAACAAAGTAATGAAAAGGAAGATCTAGCAAATGATGTTAAGAAAGAAGCCTCCATTTCTATTAAGAGAAAG AAGCGTAAGAGATGTGTTGTTTTCAATCAAGGTGAATTGGATGCTATGGAGTACCATACAAAG ATCAGAGGGCTGATTTTAGATGGATCTTCACAGTTAATCCAAGAAGGTCTCAAAAGTGGCTTTCTTCATCCACTTTCTGAAAAATGCGATAAGTGTA GTAGAAAAACATATGATGTAATTGTGATAGATCCACCATGGCAGAACAAATCAGTTAAAAGAAGTAACAG aTACAGTTATTTATCACCACTGCAAATAAAGCAAATACCTATCCCTAAACTGGCTGCTCCAAACTGTCTTGTTGTTACTTGGGTGACCAATAGACAGAAGCATCTACGTTTTGTGAAGGAAGAACTTTACCCTTCTTGGTCTGTGGAAATAGTTGCTGAGTGGCACTGGGTAAAA ATCACCAATTCAGGAGAGTTTGTGTTCCCAATAGATTCACCACACAAAAAGCCTTATGAAGTTCTTGTACTGGGAAGAGTTCGAGAAAGAGCTGCTTTACTATTAAG tAGGAATGCAGAGGTAAAAGAGCTCTCCATTCCAGATCACAAGTTGATTGTCAGCGTTCCTTGTATTCTTCACTCACATAAGCCACCTCTTGCTG AGGTTCTAAAAGACTATATCAAGCCAGAGGGGGAATATTTGGAGTTGTTTGCTCGAAATTTACAGCCAGGTTGGACTAGTTGGGGCAATGAAGTTCTCAAATTTCAACACATGGATTATTTTGTTGCTCTGGAGTCTAGAAGCTGA
- the METTL4 gene encoding methyltransferase-like protein 4 isoform X4: MSVVHQLSSGWLLDHLSFINKISYELHQHHEPCCSKNEPTSVHLDSLHKDSVFSFGASPAFIASSSKPENDDGGNREMSMQKYVFRSELFDVTKPYITSAIHKECQQSNEKEDLANDVKKEASISIKRKKRKRCVVFNQGELDAMEYHTKIRGLILDGSSQLIQEGLKSGFLHPLSEKCDKCSKPVTLPLDTCSLSELCEMAKHVPSLNEMELQTLQLMEDDISVTEQDLFSRIVENNSSFTKMITLMGQKYLLPPKSSFLLSDISCIYPLLNCRKTYDVIVIDPPWQNKSVKRSNRYSYLSPLQIKQIPIPKLAAPNCLVVTWVTNRQKHLRFVKEELYPSWSVEIVAEWHWVKITNSGEFVFPIDSPHKKPYEVLVLGRVRERAALLLSRNAEVKELSIPDHKLIVSVPCILHSHKPPLADFLVCNCI, from the exons ATGTCTGTGGTGCACCAGCTGTCATCAGGATGGTTACTGGATCATCTTTCTTTCATTAACAAGATAAGCTATGAACTTCACCAGCATCATGAGCCTTGTTGCAGTAAAAATGAGCCTACTTCTGTTCACCTTGACTCTCTTCACAAGGATTCTGTATTCTCTTTTGGAGCCTCTCCTGCATTTATTGCTTCTTCCAGTAAGCCAGAGAATGATGATGGAGGAAATCGTGAAATGTCCATGCAGAAATATGTTTTTCGATCTGAACTGTTTGATGTCACTAAACCTTATATAACTTCTGCTATTCACAAAGAATGCCAACAAAGTAATGAAAAGGAAGATCTAGCAAATGATGTTAAGAAAGAAGCCTCCATTTCTATTAAGAGAAAG AAGCGTAAGAGATGTGTTGTTTTCAATCAAGGTGAATTGGATGCTATGGAGTACCATACAAAG ATCAGAGGGCTGATTTTAGATGGATCTTCACAGTTAATCCAAGAAGGTCTCAAAAGTGGCTTTCTTCATCCACTTTCTGAAAAATGCGATAAGTGTAGTAAGCCCGTTACTTTACCACTTGATACCTGCAGTTTGTCAGAATTATGTGAAATGGCAAAGCATGTGCCTTCTCTGAATGAAATGGAACTTCAGACATTACAattgatggaagatgatatatcTGTTACAGAGCAAGATTTATTTTCACGGATTGTTGAAAACAACTCTAGCTTTACAAAAATGATTACTTTAATGGGACAGAAATACCTGCTGCCACCAAAAAGCAGTTTTCTTTTGTCTGACATTTCTTGTATATACCCACTTCTGAATT GTAGAAAAACATATGATGTAATTGTGATAGATCCACCATGGCAGAACAAATCAGTTAAAAGAAGTAACAG aTACAGTTATTTATCACCACTGCAAATAAAGCAAATACCTATCCCTAAACTGGCTGCTCCAAACTGTCTTGTTGTTACTTGGGTGACCAATAGACAGAAGCATCTACGTTTTGTGAAGGAAGAACTTTACCCTTCTTGGTCTGTGGAAATAGTTGCTGAGTGGCACTGGGTAAAA ATCACCAATTCAGGAGAGTTTGTGTTCCCAATAGATTCACCACACAAAAAGCCTTATGAAGTTCTTGTACTGGGAAGAGTTCGAGAAAGAGCTGCTTTACTATTAAG tAGGAATGCAGAGGTAAAAGAGCTCTCCATTCCAGATCACAAGTTGATTGTCAGCGTTCCTTGTATTCTTCACTCACATAAGCCACCTCTTGCTG
- the METTL4 gene encoding methyltransferase-like protein 4 isoform X5: MSVVHQLSSGWLLDHLSFINKISYELHQHHEPCCSKNEPTSVHLDSLHKDSVFSFGASPAFIASSSKPENDDGGNREMSMQKYVFRSELFDVTKPYITSAIHKECQQSNEKEDLANDVKKEASISIKRKKRKRCVVFNQGELDAMEYHTKIRGLILDGSSQLIQEGLKSGFLHPLSEKCDKCSKPVTLPLDTCSLSELCEMAKHVPSLNEMELQTLQLMEDDISVTEQDLFSRIVENNSSFTKMITLMGQKYLLPPKSSFLLSDISCIYPLLNCRKTYDVIVIDPPWQNKSVKRSNRYSYLSPLQIKQIPIPKLAAPNCLVVTWVTNRQKHLRFVKEELYPSWSVEIVAEWHWVKITNSGEFVFPIDSPHKKPYEVLVLGRVRERAALLLSRNAEVKELSIPDHKLIVSVPCILHSHKPPLAERIPI; the protein is encoded by the exons ATGTCTGTGGTGCACCAGCTGTCATCAGGATGGTTACTGGATCATCTTTCTTTCATTAACAAGATAAGCTATGAACTTCACCAGCATCATGAGCCTTGTTGCAGTAAAAATGAGCCTACTTCTGTTCACCTTGACTCTCTTCACAAGGATTCTGTATTCTCTTTTGGAGCCTCTCCTGCATTTATTGCTTCTTCCAGTAAGCCAGAGAATGATGATGGAGGAAATCGTGAAATGTCCATGCAGAAATATGTTTTTCGATCTGAACTGTTTGATGTCACTAAACCTTATATAACTTCTGCTATTCACAAAGAATGCCAACAAAGTAATGAAAAGGAAGATCTAGCAAATGATGTTAAGAAAGAAGCCTCCATTTCTATTAAGAGAAAG AAGCGTAAGAGATGTGTTGTTTTCAATCAAGGTGAATTGGATGCTATGGAGTACCATACAAAG ATCAGAGGGCTGATTTTAGATGGATCTTCACAGTTAATCCAAGAAGGTCTCAAAAGTGGCTTTCTTCATCCACTTTCTGAAAAATGCGATAAGTGTAGTAAGCCCGTTACTTTACCACTTGATACCTGCAGTTTGTCAGAATTATGTGAAATGGCAAAGCATGTGCCTTCTCTGAATGAAATGGAACTTCAGACATTACAattgatggaagatgatatatcTGTTACAGAGCAAGATTTATTTTCACGGATTGTTGAAAACAACTCTAGCTTTACAAAAATGATTACTTTAATGGGACAGAAATACCTGCTGCCACCAAAAAGCAGTTTTCTTTTGTCTGACATTTCTTGTATATACCCACTTCTGAATT GTAGAAAAACATATGATGTAATTGTGATAGATCCACCATGGCAGAACAAATCAGTTAAAAGAAGTAACAG aTACAGTTATTTATCACCACTGCAAATAAAGCAAATACCTATCCCTAAACTGGCTGCTCCAAACTGTCTTGTTGTTACTTGGGTGACCAATAGACAGAAGCATCTACGTTTTGTGAAGGAAGAACTTTACCCTTCTTGGTCTGTGGAAATAGTTGCTGAGTGGCACTGGGTAAAA ATCACCAATTCAGGAGAGTTTGTGTTCCCAATAGATTCACCACACAAAAAGCCTTATGAAGTTCTTGTACTGGGAAGAGTTCGAGAAAGAGCTGCTTTACTATTAAG tAGGAATGCAGAGGTAAAAGAGCTCTCCATTCCAGATCACAAGTTGATTGTCAGCGTTCCTTGTATTCTTCACTCACATAAGCCACCTCTTGCTG
- the METTL4 gene encoding methyltransferase-like protein 4 isoform X1 encodes MSVVHQLSSGWLLDHLSFINKISYELHQHHEPCCSKNEPTSVHLDSLHKDSVFSFGASPAFIASSSKPENDDGGNREMSMQKYVFRSELFDVTKPYITSAIHKECQQSNEKEDLANDVKKEASISIKRKKRKRCVVFNQGELDAMEYHTKIRGLILDGSSQLIQEGLKSGFLHPLSEKCDKCSKPVTLPLDTCSLSELCEMAKHVPSLNEMELQTLQLMEDDISVTEQDLFSRIVENNSSFTKMITLMGQKYLLPPKSSFLLSDISCIYPLLNCRKTYDVIVIDPPWQNKSVKRSNRYSYLSPLQIKQIPIPKLAAPNCLVVTWVTNRQKHLRFVKEELYPSWSVEIVAEWHWVKITNSGEFVFPIDSPHKKPYEVLVLGRVRERAALLLSRNAEVKELSIPDHKLIVSVPCILHSHKPPLAEVLKDYIKPEGEYLELFARNLQPGWTSWGNEVLKFQHMDYFVALESRS; translated from the exons ATGTCTGTGGTGCACCAGCTGTCATCAGGATGGTTACTGGATCATCTTTCTTTCATTAACAAGATAAGCTATGAACTTCACCAGCATCATGAGCCTTGTTGCAGTAAAAATGAGCCTACTTCTGTTCACCTTGACTCTCTTCACAAGGATTCTGTATTCTCTTTTGGAGCCTCTCCTGCATTTATTGCTTCTTCCAGTAAGCCAGAGAATGATGATGGAGGAAATCGTGAAATGTCCATGCAGAAATATGTTTTTCGATCTGAACTGTTTGATGTCACTAAACCTTATATAACTTCTGCTATTCACAAAGAATGCCAACAAAGTAATGAAAAGGAAGATCTAGCAAATGATGTTAAGAAAGAAGCCTCCATTTCTATTAAGAGAAAG AAGCGTAAGAGATGTGTTGTTTTCAATCAAGGTGAATTGGATGCTATGGAGTACCATACAAAG ATCAGAGGGCTGATTTTAGATGGATCTTCACAGTTAATCCAAGAAGGTCTCAAAAGTGGCTTTCTTCATCCACTTTCTGAAAAATGCGATAAGTGTAGTAAGCCCGTTACTTTACCACTTGATACCTGCAGTTTGTCAGAATTATGTGAAATGGCAAAGCATGTGCCTTCTCTGAATGAAATGGAACTTCAGACATTACAattgatggaagatgatatatcTGTTACAGAGCAAGATTTATTTTCACGGATTGTTGAAAACAACTCTAGCTTTACAAAAATGATTACTTTAATGGGACAGAAATACCTGCTGCCACCAAAAAGCAGTTTTCTTTTGTCTGACATTTCTTGTATATACCCACTTCTGAATT GTAGAAAAACATATGATGTAATTGTGATAGATCCACCATGGCAGAACAAATCAGTTAAAAGAAGTAACAG aTACAGTTATTTATCACCACTGCAAATAAAGCAAATACCTATCCCTAAACTGGCTGCTCCAAACTGTCTTGTTGTTACTTGGGTGACCAATAGACAGAAGCATCTACGTTTTGTGAAGGAAGAACTTTACCCTTCTTGGTCTGTGGAAATAGTTGCTGAGTGGCACTGGGTAAAA ATCACCAATTCAGGAGAGTTTGTGTTCCCAATAGATTCACCACACAAAAAGCCTTATGAAGTTCTTGTACTGGGAAGAGTTCGAGAAAGAGCTGCTTTACTATTAAG tAGGAATGCAGAGGTAAAAGAGCTCTCCATTCCAGATCACAAGTTGATTGTCAGCGTTCCTTGTATTCTTCACTCACATAAGCCACCTCTTGCTG AGGTTCTAAAAGACTATATCAAGCCAGAGGGGGAATATTTGGAGTTGTTTGCTCGAAATTTACAGCCAGGTTGGACTAGTTGGGGCAATGAAGTTCTCAAATTTCAACACATGGATTATTTTGTTGCTCTGGAGTCTAGAAGCTGA
- the METTL4 gene encoding methyltransferase-like protein 4 isoform X2, translating into MSVVHQLSSGWLLDHLSFINKISYELHQHHEPCCSKNEPTSVHLDSLHKDSVFSFGASPAFIASSSKPENDDGGNREMSMQKYVFRSELFDVTKPYITSAIHKECQQSNEKEDLANDVKKEASISIKRKKRKRCVVFNQGELDAMEYHTKIRGLILDGSSQLIQEGLKSGFLHPLSEKCDKCSKPVTLPLDTCSLSELCEMAKHVPSLNEMELQTLQLMEDDISVTEQDLFSRIVENNSSFTKMITLMGQKYLLPPKSSFLLSDISCIYPLLNCRKTYDVIVIDPPWQNKSVKRSNRYSYLSPLQIKQIPIPKLAAPNCLVVTWVTNRQKHLRFVKEELYPSWSVEIVAEWHWVKITNSGEFVFPIDSPHKKPYEVLVLGRVRERAALLLRNAEVKELSIPDHKLIVSVPCILHSHKPPLAEVLKDYIKPEGEYLELFARNLQPGWTSWGNEVLKFQHMDYFVALESRS; encoded by the exons ATGTCTGTGGTGCACCAGCTGTCATCAGGATGGTTACTGGATCATCTTTCTTTCATTAACAAGATAAGCTATGAACTTCACCAGCATCATGAGCCTTGTTGCAGTAAAAATGAGCCTACTTCTGTTCACCTTGACTCTCTTCACAAGGATTCTGTATTCTCTTTTGGAGCCTCTCCTGCATTTATTGCTTCTTCCAGTAAGCCAGAGAATGATGATGGAGGAAATCGTGAAATGTCCATGCAGAAATATGTTTTTCGATCTGAACTGTTTGATGTCACTAAACCTTATATAACTTCTGCTATTCACAAAGAATGCCAACAAAGTAATGAAAAGGAAGATCTAGCAAATGATGTTAAGAAAGAAGCCTCCATTTCTATTAAGAGAAAG AAGCGTAAGAGATGTGTTGTTTTCAATCAAGGTGAATTGGATGCTATGGAGTACCATACAAAG ATCAGAGGGCTGATTTTAGATGGATCTTCACAGTTAATCCAAGAAGGTCTCAAAAGTGGCTTTCTTCATCCACTTTCTGAAAAATGCGATAAGTGTAGTAAGCCCGTTACTTTACCACTTGATACCTGCAGTTTGTCAGAATTATGTGAAATGGCAAAGCATGTGCCTTCTCTGAATGAAATGGAACTTCAGACATTACAattgatggaagatgatatatcTGTTACAGAGCAAGATTTATTTTCACGGATTGTTGAAAACAACTCTAGCTTTACAAAAATGATTACTTTAATGGGACAGAAATACCTGCTGCCACCAAAAAGCAGTTTTCTTTTGTCTGACATTTCTTGTATATACCCACTTCTGAATT GTAGAAAAACATATGATGTAATTGTGATAGATCCACCATGGCAGAACAAATCAGTTAAAAGAAGTAACAG aTACAGTTATTTATCACCACTGCAAATAAAGCAAATACCTATCCCTAAACTGGCTGCTCCAAACTGTCTTGTTGTTACTTGGGTGACCAATAGACAGAAGCATCTACGTTTTGTGAAGGAAGAACTTTACCCTTCTTGGTCTGTGGAAATAGTTGCTGAGTGGCACTGGGTAAAA ATCACCAATTCAGGAGAGTTTGTGTTCCCAATAGATTCACCACACAAAAAGCCTTATGAAGTTCTTGTACTGGGAAGAGTTCGAGAAAGAGCTGCTTTACTATTAAG GAATGCAGAGGTAAAAGAGCTCTCCATTCCAGATCACAAGTTGATTGTCAGCGTTCCTTGTATTCTTCACTCACATAAGCCACCTCTTGCTG AGGTTCTAAAAGACTATATCAAGCCAGAGGGGGAATATTTGGAGTTGTTTGCTCGAAATTTACAGCCAGGTTGGACTAGTTGGGGCAATGAAGTTCTCAAATTTCAACACATGGATTATTTTGTTGCTCTGGAGTCTAGAAGCTGA
- the METTL4 gene encoding methyltransferase-like protein 4 isoform X8, with protein MSVVHQLSSGWLLDHLSFINKISYELHQHHEPCCSKNEPTSVHLDSLHKDSVFSFGASPAFIASSSKPENDDGGNREMSMQKYVFRSELFDVTKPYITSAIHKECQQSNEKEDLANDVKKEASISIKRKKRKRCVVFNQGELDAMEYHTKIRGLILDGSSQLIQEGLKSGFLHPLSEKCDKCSRKTYDVIVIDPPWQNKSVKRSNRYSYLSPLQIKQIPIPKLAAPNCLVVTWVTNRQKHLRFVKEELYPSWSVEIVAEWHWVKITNSGEFVFPIDSPHKKPYEVLVLGRVRERAALLLRNAEVKELSIPDHKLIVSVPCILHSHKPPLAEVLKDYIKPEGEYLELFARNLQPGWTSWGNEVLKFQHMDYFVALESRS; from the exons ATGTCTGTGGTGCACCAGCTGTCATCAGGATGGTTACTGGATCATCTTTCTTTCATTAACAAGATAAGCTATGAACTTCACCAGCATCATGAGCCTTGTTGCAGTAAAAATGAGCCTACTTCTGTTCACCTTGACTCTCTTCACAAGGATTCTGTATTCTCTTTTGGAGCCTCTCCTGCATTTATTGCTTCTTCCAGTAAGCCAGAGAATGATGATGGAGGAAATCGTGAAATGTCCATGCAGAAATATGTTTTTCGATCTGAACTGTTTGATGTCACTAAACCTTATATAACTTCTGCTATTCACAAAGAATGCCAACAAAGTAATGAAAAGGAAGATCTAGCAAATGATGTTAAGAAAGAAGCCTCCATTTCTATTAAGAGAAAG AAGCGTAAGAGATGTGTTGTTTTCAATCAAGGTGAATTGGATGCTATGGAGTACCATACAAAG ATCAGAGGGCTGATTTTAGATGGATCTTCACAGTTAATCCAAGAAGGTCTCAAAAGTGGCTTTCTTCATCCACTTTCTGAAAAATGCGATAAGTGTA GTAGAAAAACATATGATGTAATTGTGATAGATCCACCATGGCAGAACAAATCAGTTAAAAGAAGTAACAG aTACAGTTATTTATCACCACTGCAAATAAAGCAAATACCTATCCCTAAACTGGCTGCTCCAAACTGTCTTGTTGTTACTTGGGTGACCAATAGACAGAAGCATCTACGTTTTGTGAAGGAAGAACTTTACCCTTCTTGGTCTGTGGAAATAGTTGCTGAGTGGCACTGGGTAAAA ATCACCAATTCAGGAGAGTTTGTGTTCCCAATAGATTCACCACACAAAAAGCCTTATGAAGTTCTTGTACTGGGAAGAGTTCGAGAAAGAGCTGCTTTACTATTAAG GAATGCAGAGGTAAAAGAGCTCTCCATTCCAGATCACAAGTTGATTGTCAGCGTTCCTTGTATTCTTCACTCACATAAGCCACCTCTTGCTG AGGTTCTAAAAGACTATATCAAGCCAGAGGGGGAATATTTGGAGTTGTTTGCTCGAAATTTACAGCCAGGTTGGACTAGTTGGGGCAATGAAGTTCTCAAATTTCAACACATGGATTATTTTGTTGCTCTGGAGTCTAGAAGCTGA
- the METTL4 gene encoding methyltransferase-like protein 4 isoform X3, with protein MSVVHQLSSGWLLDHLSFINKISYELHQHHEPCCSKNEPTSVHLDSLHKDSVFSFGASPAFIASSSKPENDDGGNREMSMQKYVFRSELFDVTKPYITSAIHKECQQSNEKEDLANDVKKEASISIKRKKRKRCVVFNQGELDAMEYHTKIRGLILDGSSQLIQEGLKSGFLHPLSEKCDKCSKPVTLPLDTCSLSELCEMAKHVPSLNEMELQTLQLMEDDISVTEQDLFSRIVENNSSFTKMITLMGQKYLLPPKSSFLLSDISCIYPLLNCRKTYDVIVIDPPWQNKSVKRSNRYSYLSPLQIKQIPIPKLAAPNCLVVTWVTNRQKHLRFVKEELYPSWSVEIVAEWHWVKITNSGEFVFPIDSPHKKPYEVLVLGRVRERAALLLSRNAEVKELSIPDHKLIVSVPCILHSHKPPLADFNSLIFDKLDQCFQTNK; from the exons ATGTCTGTGGTGCACCAGCTGTCATCAGGATGGTTACTGGATCATCTTTCTTTCATTAACAAGATAAGCTATGAACTTCACCAGCATCATGAGCCTTGTTGCAGTAAAAATGAGCCTACTTCTGTTCACCTTGACTCTCTTCACAAGGATTCTGTATTCTCTTTTGGAGCCTCTCCTGCATTTATTGCTTCTTCCAGTAAGCCAGAGAATGATGATGGAGGAAATCGTGAAATGTCCATGCAGAAATATGTTTTTCGATCTGAACTGTTTGATGTCACTAAACCTTATATAACTTCTGCTATTCACAAAGAATGCCAACAAAGTAATGAAAAGGAAGATCTAGCAAATGATGTTAAGAAAGAAGCCTCCATTTCTATTAAGAGAAAG AAGCGTAAGAGATGTGTTGTTTTCAATCAAGGTGAATTGGATGCTATGGAGTACCATACAAAG ATCAGAGGGCTGATTTTAGATGGATCTTCACAGTTAATCCAAGAAGGTCTCAAAAGTGGCTTTCTTCATCCACTTTCTGAAAAATGCGATAAGTGTAGTAAGCCCGTTACTTTACCACTTGATACCTGCAGTTTGTCAGAATTATGTGAAATGGCAAAGCATGTGCCTTCTCTGAATGAAATGGAACTTCAGACATTACAattgatggaagatgatatatcTGTTACAGAGCAAGATTTATTTTCACGGATTGTTGAAAACAACTCTAGCTTTACAAAAATGATTACTTTAATGGGACAGAAATACCTGCTGCCACCAAAAAGCAGTTTTCTTTTGTCTGACATTTCTTGTATATACCCACTTCTGAATT GTAGAAAAACATATGATGTAATTGTGATAGATCCACCATGGCAGAACAAATCAGTTAAAAGAAGTAACAG aTACAGTTATTTATCACCACTGCAAATAAAGCAAATACCTATCCCTAAACTGGCTGCTCCAAACTGTCTTGTTGTTACTTGGGTGACCAATAGACAGAAGCATCTACGTTTTGTGAAGGAAGAACTTTACCCTTCTTGGTCTGTGGAAATAGTTGCTGAGTGGCACTGGGTAAAA ATCACCAATTCAGGAGAGTTTGTGTTCCCAATAGATTCACCACACAAAAAGCCTTATGAAGTTCTTGTACTGGGAAGAGTTCGAGAAAGAGCTGCTTTACTATTAAG tAGGAATGCAGAGGTAAAAGAGCTCTCCATTCCAGATCACAAGTTGATTGTCAGCGTTCCTTGTATTCTTCACTCACATAAGCCACCTCTTGCTG attttaattctttgatttttgatAAATTGGACCAGTGCtttcagacaaataaataa